In Cupriavidus taiwanensis, the following proteins share a genomic window:
- a CDS encoding LPS-assembly protein LptD: MTEPQRSPNNRALPSPAFPRAPARARRGGSLHAGALRPLVLAMAGLSAGAHGQITGSAIPDLDQVEPVFEAAPPAPPLPVESGELVPRLAEPAARAESDPDAPTFIEADRMTGYSERGVELEGHAELRRDGGVIKGDKLTYDQDTDEAFAQGNVRMSRGGALAVGPEARLKVEANEGYMLSPDYYFQQTGGTGKAERIDFLDQNRSTARQASYTTCSPDNADWYFSANRIDLDSDRQVGVAYGGVLNFFGVPIAAAPAFSFPLNDDRRSGFLPPLMGYSSKSGFDVTAPYYVNIAPNRDLTIYPRLMTERGLQLGGEYRYLSETYSGRVRAEFLPDDRKTNSNRWAYSLQHTQRLAPGLAAYLNLNRVSDDRYPDDFNRSVSQSTLRQYTQEGGVTYNWQDFTLLARVQKFQTLRPSEPSYERVPQLNGKYIRYDMGGFDVQMEADYTRFRIPLTSTGFQQPQGERMYFQPSISYPIVRAGWYVTPKVSFNAAQYQMEAATNTPTAQNNLSRAIPTVSLDSGMTFERDAPTISRLFGVNYVQTLEPRLFYVYTPFRDQSQFPLFDTVQSDFGYGQIFSENPFTGYDRIADNNKLTGGVTTRLIESDTGIERFRGTIAQRYDFTGQRVQLNGTLADPKSGSSDLLAATTIQLFRGYYLDAGVQYNPDSDRISYGNVAFTYRPESRKVFNAGYRYRRPTSVTDNTAIDQFELSSQWPITRRAYGIARFAFDLTASQMVDALAGVEYAADCWVGRVVYQRFRNTTQGYTGRVFLQVEFRGLSKIGSNPLNILRLNVPGYEPVSAKPVPTTQFDHYE; the protein is encoded by the coding sequence ATGACCGAACCACAACGATCACCGAACAACAGGGCCTTGCCTTCGCCTGCTTTCCCCCGCGCCCCGGCCCGAGCCCGGCGCGGCGGCAGCCTGCACGCGGGCGCGCTGCGCCCGCTGGTGCTGGCCATGGCCGGCCTGTCGGCCGGCGCCCATGGGCAGATCACCGGCTCGGCGATCCCCGACCTCGACCAGGTCGAGCCGGTGTTCGAAGCCGCGCCGCCGGCGCCGCCGCTGCCGGTGGAGTCCGGCGAACTGGTGCCGCGCCTGGCCGAGCCCGCCGCCAGGGCCGAGTCCGATCCCGACGCCCCCACCTTCATCGAAGCCGACCGCATGACCGGCTACAGCGAGCGCGGCGTCGAACTCGAAGGCCATGCCGAACTGCGCCGCGACGGCGGCGTAATCAAGGGCGACAAGCTGACCTACGACCAGGACACCGACGAGGCCTTCGCGCAGGGCAATGTGCGCATGTCGCGCGGCGGCGCGCTGGCGGTGGGGCCGGAAGCGCGGCTCAAGGTCGAGGCCAACGAAGGCTACATGCTGTCGCCGGACTACTATTTCCAGCAGACCGGCGGCACCGGCAAGGCCGAGCGCATCGATTTCCTCGACCAGAACCGCAGCACGGCCCGGCAGGCGTCGTACACCACCTGCTCGCCCGACAATGCCGACTGGTATTTCAGCGCCAACCGGATCGACCTGGACAGCGACCGCCAGGTGGGCGTGGCCTACGGCGGCGTGCTGAACTTCTTCGGCGTGCCGATCGCGGCCGCGCCCGCGTTCAGCTTCCCGCTGAACGACGATCGCCGCAGCGGCTTCCTGCCGCCGCTGATGGGCTACAGCTCGAAGTCCGGTTTCGACGTCACCGCGCCGTACTACGTCAATATCGCGCCCAACCGCGACCTGACCATCTACCCACGGCTGATGACCGAGCGCGGGCTGCAGCTCGGCGGCGAATACCGCTATCTGAGCGAGACCTACTCCGGGCGCGTGCGCGCCGAGTTCCTGCCGGACGACAGGAAGACCAACTCGAACCGCTGGGCCTATTCGCTGCAGCATACCCAGCGGCTGGCGCCGGGACTGGCCGCGTACCTGAACCTGAACCGGGTGTCCGATGACCGCTACCCGGACGACTTCAACCGCAGCGTGTCGCAATCGACGCTGCGGCAGTACACGCAGGAGGGCGGCGTCACCTACAACTGGCAGGACTTCACCCTGCTGGCGCGGGTACAGAAGTTCCAGACGCTGCGCCCCAGCGAGCCCTCGTACGAGCGCGTGCCGCAGCTGAACGGCAAGTACATCCGCTATGACATGGGCGGCTTCGACGTGCAGATGGAAGCCGACTACACCCGCTTCCGCATCCCGCTGACGTCCACCGGCTTCCAGCAGCCGCAGGGCGAGCGCATGTATTTCCAGCCCAGCATCAGCTACCCAATCGTGCGCGCGGGCTGGTACGTCACGCCCAAGGTGTCGTTCAACGCCGCGCAGTACCAGATGGAAGCGGCCACCAACACGCCGACCGCGCAGAACAACCTGTCGCGCGCGATCCCGACCGTCAGCCTGGATTCGGGCATGACCTTCGAGCGCGACGCGCCGACCATCAGCCGCCTGTTCGGGGTCAACTACGTGCAGACGCTGGAGCCGCGCCTGTTCTACGTCTACACGCCGTTCCGCGACCAGAGCCAGTTCCCGCTGTTCGACACGGTGCAGTCCGACTTCGGCTACGGCCAGATCTTCAGCGAGAACCCGTTCACCGGCTACGACCGCATCGCCGACAACAACAAGCTGACCGGCGGCGTGACCACGCGCCTGATCGAGTCCGATACCGGCATCGAACGCTTCCGCGGCACCATTGCCCAGCGCTATGACTTCACCGGGCAGCGCGTGCAGCTCAACGGCACGCTGGCCGATCCCAAGTCGGGCTCGTCGGACCTGCTCGCCGCCACCACCATCCAGCTGTTCCGCGGCTACTATCTGGATGCGGGGGTGCAGTACAACCCCGATTCGGACCGGATCAGCTACGGCAATGTGGCGTTTACCTACCGCCCCGAGTCGCGCAAGGTGTTCAACGCCGGCTACCGCTACCGCCGGCCGACCTCGGTGACCGACAATACCGCGATCGACCAGTTCGAGCTGTCTAGCCAGTGGCCGATCACGCGCCGGGCCTACGGCATCGCGCGCTTCGCCTTCGACCTGACCGCCAGCCAGATGGTCGATGCGCTCGCCGGCGTCGAGTACGCCGCGGACTGCTGGGTCGGCCGCGTGGTCTACCAGCGTTTCCGCAACACCACCCAGGGCTACACCGGGCGGGTCTTCCTGCAGGTGGAGTTCCGTGGCCTTTCCAAGATCGGGTCCAACCCGTTGAACATCCTGCGCCTGAACGTGCCGGGCTACGAGCCGGTCTCGGCCAAGCCGGTGCCGACGACCCAGTTCGATCACTATGAATGA
- a CDS encoding aminoglycoside phosphotransferase family protein, which yields MAALSHDPRLDQLKAWVAGLGPAWSADPDSCVPASADASFRRYFRVRTGHRAHPTAIVMDAPPAHEDCRPFIHVCGLFGDAGVTVPTVLAQDLEQGFLLLADLGSQTYLSKLDDSSAHGLYTDAAAALVRIQAATRPGELPAYDRALLQRELDLFPQWYVARHLGATLSEAQQADWHEVTEALLANNLAQPQVYVHRDFHSRNLMVLEGTANPGVLDFQDAVTGPITYDAVSLWRDAYIEWDEEQQLDWLIRYWERARKAALPVNPDFGEFYRDFEWMGLQRHLKVLGIFARLYHRDGKDGYLANLPLVMKYTRQVAGRYTELRKLIRLLDALEGVSSPAGYTF from the coding sequence ATGGCAGCTCTTTCCCACGACCCGCGCCTGGACCAGCTCAAGGCCTGGGTGGCCGGACTCGGACCGGCATGGTCCGCCGATCCCGATTCCTGCGTGCCGGCTTCGGCCGATGCCAGCTTCCGGCGCTATTTCCGCGTCCGCACCGGCCATCGCGCGCATCCCACCGCGATCGTGATGGACGCCCCGCCGGCGCACGAGGACTGCCGCCCGTTCATCCACGTGTGCGGGCTGTTCGGCGACGCCGGCGTGACCGTGCCGACGGTGCTGGCGCAGGATCTGGAACAGGGTTTCCTGCTGCTGGCCGACCTTGGCAGCCAGACCTACCTGTCGAAGCTGGACGATTCCTCCGCGCACGGCCTCTACACCGACGCAGCCGCCGCGCTGGTCCGCATCCAGGCCGCCACGCGCCCCGGCGAGCTGCCCGCCTACGACCGCGCGCTGCTGCAGCGCGAACTCGACCTGTTCCCGCAGTGGTACGTGGCCAGGCACCTCGGCGCCACGCTGTCCGAGGCCCAGCAGGCCGACTGGCACGAAGTGACGGAAGCGCTGCTAGCCAATAACCTCGCCCAGCCCCAGGTGTACGTGCACCGCGATTTCCACTCGCGCAACCTGATGGTGCTCGAGGGCACCGCCAACCCGGGCGTGCTGGACTTCCAGGACGCGGTGACCGGCCCGATCACCTACGATGCGGTGTCGCTGTGGCGCGATGCCTATATCGAATGGGATGAGGAGCAGCAGCTGGACTGGCTGATCCGCTACTGGGAGCGCGCGCGCAAGGCCGCGCTGCCGGTCAACCCCGACTTCGGCGAGTTCTACCGCGACTTCGAGTGGATGGGGCTGCAGCGCCATCTCAAGGTGCTGGGCATCTTTGCCCGCCTGTACCACCGCGACGGCAAGGACGGCTACCTCGCCAACCTGCCGCTGGTGATGAAGTACACGCGCCAGGTGGCCGGGCGCTATACAGAATTGCGCAAGCTGATCCGCCTGCTGGACGCGCTCGAAGGCGTGTCCAGCCCGGCCGGCTATACGTTCTGA
- a CDS encoding DMT family transporter, whose amino-acid sequence MVVLCAAWGLQQVVIKVTAPLMGAVLQAGVRSAVAALLVFGFAAWRGTPLWRRDGTLNAGLLAGLLFGAEFFCIFVGLGHTTASRMAVFLYTAPIFTALGLHLVVPGERLHPGQWLGVALAFAGMALAFADGIAAPSSQGSTLLGDALGILAGALWAATTVVVRASPLAGAPASKTLLYQLAVSAVMLLGMALAGGQTATVQIDGVVLASLFYQSVLIAFASYLAWFWLLQRYLASRLSVFSFLTPLFGVAFGVVLMHDAVGPRFAVAAVLVLAGIVLVNRRG is encoded by the coding sequence ATGGTGGTGCTGTGCGCCGCCTGGGGACTGCAGCAGGTGGTGATCAAGGTGACCGCGCCGCTGATGGGCGCGGTGCTGCAGGCCGGGGTGCGCTCGGCGGTGGCGGCGCTGCTGGTGTTCGGCTTCGCGGCGTGGCGCGGCACCCCGCTGTGGCGGCGCGACGGCACGCTCAACGCCGGCCTGCTGGCCGGGCTGCTGTTCGGGGCGGAGTTCTTCTGCATCTTTGTCGGTCTCGGGCACACCACGGCCTCGCGCATGGCGGTGTTCCTGTACACCGCGCCGATCTTCACCGCGCTGGGACTGCATTTGGTGGTGCCCGGCGAACGGCTGCATCCGGGCCAGTGGCTGGGCGTGGCGCTGGCGTTCGCGGGCATGGCGCTGGCCTTTGCCGATGGCATCGCCGCGCCGTCATCTCAGGGCAGCACGCTGCTGGGCGATGCGCTCGGCATCCTGGCCGGCGCGCTGTGGGCGGCCACCACCGTGGTGGTGCGCGCCAGCCCGCTGGCGGGCGCACCGGCCAGCAAGACCCTGCTGTACCAGCTGGCGGTGTCCGCAGTGATGCTGCTGGGCATGGCGCTCGCCGGCGGCCAGACCGCCACCGTGCAGATCGACGGCGTGGTGCTGGCGAGCCTGTTCTACCAGTCGGTGCTGATCGCCTTTGCCAGCTACCTGGCCTGGTTCTGGCTGCTGCAGCGCTACCTGGCGTCGCGGCTGTCGGTGTTTTCCTTCCTGACGCCGCTGTTCGGGGTCGCCTTCGGCGTGGTGCTGATGCACGACGCCGTGGGCCCGCGCTTCGCGGTGGCGGCGGTGCTGGTGCTGGCGGGGATCGTGCTGGTGAACCGGCGGGGGTGA
- a CDS encoding peptidylprolyl isomerase → MKRQEFAVFSFLLTSWHRLLLPAVLAAMAMPAAAQLKAPGTPRASGIFVPQASDVTAPSSQPKLGVPQAGGQKRSQLIDEVVAVVNNSVITRRELLDRADEIESQLRAGGRPVPARADLLGEVLERLVMERVQTQAAQDAGIRVTDQEVDRAIESVAQQNQMNAAELRRRVEGSGMTWTKYRDELRKQVQVIRLREREVDSKVQVYDGEIDNYLAARGGQGAAGGPTEYNMAQILVRVPENASDAQKQALRAKADGLLKQALEGADFAQLAQASSEGPEAAQGGAMGFREIGRLPALFANAVVDLQPGAVAPQVVESAAGFHVIKLVAKRAAPASGPAAAGKITQTQVRHILIRTGPNMPEAEARRQLGTLRDRITHGGDFADAARRFSQDGSAQNGGDLGWVSPGELVPEFEQAMSRLRPNEISEPVVTQFGVHLIQVLNRRETELSPEKQRDFARAEVREQKLRAAYDDWVRQLRSQAYVEYRVNRQR, encoded by the coding sequence ATGAAACGTCAAGAATTCGCCGTGTTTTCCTTTTTGCTGACGTCCTGGCACCGGCTGCTGTTGCCGGCCGTGCTGGCCGCGATGGCGATGCCCGCCGCCGCGCAACTGAAGGCGCCCGGGACGCCGCGCGCCAGCGGCATTTTCGTGCCGCAGGCGTCCGATGTCACCGCGCCGTCCAGCCAGCCCAAGCTGGGCGTGCCGCAGGCCGGCGGCCAGAAGCGCTCGCAGCTGATCGACGAAGTGGTGGCGGTGGTCAACAACAGCGTGATCACGCGGCGCGAACTGCTTGACCGCGCCGACGAGATCGAGAGCCAGCTGCGTGCCGGCGGCCGTCCGGTACCCGCGCGCGCCGACCTGCTGGGCGAGGTGCTCGAGCGCCTGGTGATGGAGCGCGTGCAGACCCAGGCCGCGCAGGACGCCGGCATCCGCGTCACCGACCAGGAAGTCGACCGCGCGATCGAATCGGTGGCCCAGCAGAACCAGATGAACGCGGCCGAGCTGCGCCGCCGGGTCGAGGGCAGCGGCATGACCTGGACCAAGTACCGCGACGAGCTGCGCAAGCAGGTGCAGGTGATCCGCCTGCGCGAGCGCGAGGTCGACTCCAAGGTGCAGGTCTACGACGGCGAGATCGACAACTACCTGGCGGCGCGCGGCGGCCAGGGCGCGGCCGGCGGCCCGACCGAATACAACATGGCGCAGATCCTCGTGCGCGTGCCCGAGAATGCCTCGGACGCGCAGAAGCAGGCGCTGCGCGCCAAGGCCGACGGGCTGCTCAAGCAGGCCCTGGAGGGCGCCGACTTCGCGCAGCTGGCGCAGGCCAGCTCCGAAGGGCCCGAAGCGGCCCAGGGCGGTGCCATGGGCTTCCGCGAAATCGGCCGCCTGCCGGCGCTGTTCGCCAATGCCGTGGTCGACCTGCAGCCGGGCGCGGTGGCGCCGCAGGTGGTCGAGAGCGCCGCCGGCTTCCACGTGATCAAGCTGGTGGCCAAGCGCGCGGCGCCGGCCTCGGGCCCGGCCGCGGCCGGCAAGATCACGCAGACCCAGGTGCGCCACATCCTGATCCGCACCGGCCCCAACATGCCCGAGGCCGAGGCGCGCCGCCAGCTCGGCACGCTGCGCGACCGCATCACCCATGGCGGCGACTTTGCCGATGCGGCCAGGCGCTTCTCGCAGGACGGCTCGGCGCAGAACGGCGGCGACCTGGGCTGGGTGTCGCCGGGCGAACTGGTGCCCGAGTTCGAGCAGGCCATGAGCCGGCTGCGCCCGAACGAGATCTCCGAGCCGGTGGTCACGCAGTTCGGCGTGCACCTGATCCAGGTGCTGAACCGCCGCGAGACCGAGCTGTCGCCGGAGAAGCAGCGCGACTTTGCCCGCGCCGAGGTCCGCGAGCAGAAGCTGCGCGCCGCCTATGATGACTGGGTGCGCCAGCTGCGTTCGCAGGCGTACGTGGAGTACCGGGTCAACCGGCAGCGCTGA
- a CDS encoding M48 family metallopeptidase, with product MKLLRPAADADGAQLELPLAEPAHAPQPAAPLAPEPPHPQQAPAWPVPQPNARLLQIGERPLHYTLKRSARRTIGFTIDDRGLSITAPRWVTLADIEAAILEKQRWIFNKLGEWRHREARRVLPTVQWREGAALPFLGQPLTLALESPIGALLFDADRRVLHLALPAHADEQQIKDRVQGWLQQQARRLLAERLDLYAARLGVRHTGFALTSAATRWGSCTADGKIRLNWRLMHFPLSMIDYVAAHELAHLKEMNHGPRFWETVESIFPEFRDARAQLRAHPPELLPTF from the coding sequence ATGAAGCTGCTGCGCCCCGCCGCGGACGCCGACGGCGCGCAGCTGGAGCTGCCGCTGGCGGAACCCGCCCACGCGCCGCAGCCGGCGGCGCCGCTGGCACCGGAGCCGCCGCATCCGCAGCAAGCACCGGCGTGGCCGGTGCCGCAGCCCAATGCGCGCCTGCTGCAGATCGGTGAGCGGCCGCTGCACTACACCCTCAAGCGCTCCGCGCGCCGCACCATCGGCTTCACCATCGACGACCGCGGCCTGTCGATCACGGCGCCGCGCTGGGTCACGCTGGCCGATATCGAGGCGGCCATCCTGGAAAAACAGCGCTGGATCTTCAACAAGCTGGGCGAGTGGCGCCACCGCGAAGCGCGCCGCGTGCTGCCGACGGTCCAATGGCGCGAAGGCGCCGCCCTGCCCTTCCTCGGCCAGCCGCTGACGCTGGCGCTGGAGTCGCCGATCGGCGCGCTGCTGTTCGATGCCGACCGCCGCGTGCTGCACCTGGCGCTGCCGGCCCATGCCGACGAGCAGCAGATCAAGGACCGCGTGCAGGGCTGGCTGCAGCAGCAGGCACGCCGCCTGCTGGCCGAGCGGCTGGACCTCTATGCCGCCAGGCTGGGCGTGCGCCACACCGGCTTCGCCCTGACCTCGGCCGCGACGCGCTGGGGCAGCTGCACCGCCGACGGCAAGATCCGGCTGAACTGGCGCCTGATGCATTTCCCGCTGTCGATGATCGACTATGTCGCCGCGCACGAACTCGCGCACCTGAAGGAAATGAACCACGGCCCGCGTTTCTGGGAAACCGTGGAGTCGATCTTTCCCGAGTTCCGCGACGCCCGCGCGCAGTTGCGCGCGCACCCGCCCGAGCTGCTGCCGACGTTCTGA
- the trpS gene encoding tryptophan--tRNA ligase — MTAQTSPTNRRPVILTGDRPTGPLHLGHFVGSLKSRVALQDSHEQYLLLADTQAMTDNAHDPDKVRRNVLEVALDYLAVGIDPAKTTITVQSHLPALAELTLMYLNFVTVARLERNPTIKEEIQARGFGRDIPAGFLCYPASQAADITGFKAEVVPVGEDQAPLIEQTNEIVRRINHQVGRDVLPECKAMIPQFGRLPGVDGKAKMSKSMGNAIALGAAPEQIKAAVHSMYTDPNHLKVSDPGQVEGNVVFTYLDAFDPNTEEVQALKEHYQRGGLGDMVLKRRIEGVLQDMLAPIRERREALAKDPDYVFDILRQGTAKARELTQQTLEEVRDALGMFSFEARR; from the coding sequence ATGACAGCCCAAACCAGCCCAACCAACCGGCGTCCCGTGATCCTGACCGGCGACCGTCCCACCGGCCCGCTGCACCTCGGCCACTTCGTCGGCTCGCTCAAGAGCCGCGTCGCGCTGCAGGATTCACACGAGCAATACCTGCTGCTGGCCGACACCCAGGCCATGACCGACAACGCGCACGATCCCGACAAGGTGCGCCGCAACGTGCTGGAGGTGGCGCTGGACTACCTGGCGGTCGGCATCGATCCGGCCAAGACCACCATCACGGTGCAGTCGCACCTGCCCGCGCTGGCCGAGCTGACGCTGATGTACCTGAATTTTGTCACGGTGGCGCGGCTGGAGCGCAACCCTACCATCAAGGAAGAGATCCAGGCACGCGGCTTTGGCCGGGACATCCCGGCCGGCTTCTTGTGCTACCCGGCCTCGCAGGCCGCCGACATCACCGGCTTCAAGGCCGAGGTGGTGCCGGTGGGCGAGGACCAGGCGCCGCTGATCGAGCAGACCAACGAAATCGTGCGCCGCATCAACCACCAGGTCGGCCGCGACGTGCTGCCCGAGTGCAAGGCGATGATTCCGCAGTTCGGCCGCCTGCCCGGCGTCGACGGCAAGGCCAAGATGAGCAAGTCGATGGGCAACGCGATCGCGCTGGGGGCCGCGCCCGAGCAGATCAAGGCCGCGGTGCACAGCATGTACACCGACCCGAACCACCTCAAGGTGTCGGATCCTGGCCAGGTCGAGGGCAACGTGGTGTTCACCTACCTCGATGCGTTCGACCCGAACACCGAGGAAGTCCAGGCCCTGAAGGAACACTACCAGCGCGGCGGTCTCGGCGACATGGTGCTAAAGCGCCGCATCGAGGGCGTGCTGCAGGACATGCTGGCCCCGATCCGCGAGCGCCGCGAAGCGCTGGCCAAGGATCCGGACTATGTCTTCGACATCCTGCGCCAGGGCACCGCGAAGGCGCGCGAACTGACCCAGCAGACGCTGGAGGAAGTGCGCGACGCGCTCGGCATGTTCTCGTTCGAGGCGCGCCGCTGA
- the rsmA gene encoding 16S rRNA (adenine(1518)-N(6)/adenine(1519)-N(6))-dimethyltransferase RsmA, with protein MRSNVHQGHVARKRFGQNFLVDDTIIHGIVNAISPQAGDVLVEIGPGLGALTDPLLERIAQMQVVELDRDLVERLRRRYGERLQVHAGDALDFDFDKLAVPGRPLRIVGNLPYNISSPLLFHLMEFADHVHDQHFMLQKEVVERMVAEPGSKAFGRLSIMLQVRYYMEHVLDVPPGAFNPPPKVDSAVVRMIPWPRHGDGRLRSPHADCDITVLGDVVTAAFSQRRKVLRNTLSFLRDQVDFDAMGFDLGRRAEEVPVGEYVELARRLGDKASGQAA; from the coding sequence ATGCGTTCTAACGTGCACCAGGGCCATGTGGCCCGCAAACGATTCGGGCAGAACTTCCTGGTCGACGACACCATCATCCACGGCATCGTCAATGCCATCAGCCCGCAGGCCGGCGACGTGCTGGTCGAGATCGGGCCGGGGCTGGGCGCGCTGACCGACCCGCTGCTCGAGCGGATCGCGCAGATGCAGGTGGTCGAGCTGGACCGCGACCTGGTCGAGCGGCTGCGCCGCCGCTATGGCGAGCGCCTGCAGGTCCACGCCGGCGACGCGCTCGACTTCGACTTCGACAAGCTGGCCGTGCCCGGCCGACCGCTGCGCATCGTCGGCAACCTGCCGTACAACATTTCGAGCCCGCTGCTGTTCCACCTGATGGAGTTTGCCGACCACGTGCACGACCAGCACTTCATGCTGCAGAAGGAGGTGGTCGAGCGCATGGTCGCCGAGCCCGGCAGCAAGGCCTTCGGCCGGCTGTCGATCATGCTGCAGGTGCGCTACTACATGGAGCACGTGCTGGACGTGCCGCCGGGCGCCTTCAATCCGCCGCCCAAGGTCGACTCCGCCGTGGTCCGCATGATCCCGTGGCCGCGCCACGGCGATGGCCGGCTGCGTTCGCCGCATGCCGATTGCGACATCACCGTGCTCGGCGACGTGGTCACGGCGGCGTTCTCGCAGCGGCGCAAGGTGCTGCGCAACACGCTCTCGTTCCTGCGCGACCAGGTCGATTTCGATGCCATGGGCTTCGACCTGGGCCGGCGCGCCGAGGAAGTGCCGGTCGGCGAGTATGTCGAGCTGGCCCGGCGCCTGGGCGACAAGGCCTCGGGCCAGGCCGCCTGA
- the pdxA gene encoding 4-hydroxythreonine-4-phosphate dehydrogenase PdxA, which produces MPDPLALAISTGEPAGIGPDITIGALLQLAGANHGFDGAAYRFHVLGDARLLAERAEALGVTHAWERRLADGGVVIEDIALAVACEAGRLDARNGRYVLKLLDAAIDGCRPHGGAAPRYAAMVTAPVQKSTINDAGVPFTGHTEYLAESAGVPRVVMMLAGPQPAHDDAMLRVALATTHLPLRAVPDALSVGLLVQTLAIIDADLRRCFGIARPRILVTGLNPHAGESGHMGREEIDIIAPALAQAKDAGIDARGPFPADTLFQPRHLRDADCVLAMYHDQGLAPLKYGTFGHGVNITLGLPFIRTSVDHGTALDLAGTGQAEHGSMIEAIRTAVIMSGHANGRRPGGGAPGHIPTGTQPPC; this is translated from the coding sequence ATGCCCGACCCGCTAGCCCTGGCCATTTCCACCGGAGAACCCGCCGGCATCGGCCCCGATATCACTATCGGCGCGCTGCTGCAGCTGGCGGGCGCCAACCATGGCTTTGACGGCGCAGCCTACCGCTTCCATGTGCTGGGCGATGCCCGCCTGCTGGCCGAACGGGCCGAGGCGCTCGGCGTCACCCATGCCTGGGAGCGGCGCCTTGCCGACGGCGGCGTGGTGATCGAGGACATCGCGCTGGCGGTGGCGTGCGAGGCCGGACGGCTCGATGCGCGCAACGGCCGCTATGTGCTGAAGCTGCTCGATGCCGCCATCGACGGCTGCCGGCCGCACGGCGGCGCCGCGCCCCGGTATGCCGCGATGGTCACGGCGCCGGTGCAGAAGAGCACCATCAACGACGCCGGCGTGCCCTTCACCGGCCATACCGAATACCTTGCCGAAAGCGCCGGCGTGCCGCGCGTGGTGATGATGCTGGCCGGCCCGCAGCCGGCGCACGACGATGCCATGCTGCGCGTGGCGCTGGCCACCACCCACCTGCCGCTGCGCGCGGTGCCCGATGCGCTGTCGGTGGGGCTGCTGGTGCAGACGCTGGCGATCATCGATGCCGACCTGCGCCGCTGCTTCGGCATCGCGCGGCCGCGCATCCTGGTCACGGGTTTGAACCCGCACGCCGGCGAAAGCGGCCATATGGGCCGCGAAGAGATCGACATCATCGCGCCCGCGCTGGCGCAGGCCAAGGATGCCGGCATCGACGCGCGCGGGCCGTTCCCGGCCGACACGCTGTTCCAGCCGCGCCACCTGCGCGATGCCGACTGCGTGCTGGCGATGTACCATGACCAGGGGCTGGCGCCGCTCAAGTACGGCACCTTCGGCCACGGCGTGAACATCACGCTGGGGCTGCCCTTCATCCGCACGTCGGTGGACCACGGCACCGCGCTCGACCTCGCCGGCACCGGCCAGGCCGAGCACGGCAGCATGATCGAGGCCATTCGCACGGCGGTTATCATGTCTGGCCACGCCAACGGCCGACGGCCCGGCGGCGGTGCCCCGGGCCATATCCCTACCGGCACGCAGCCGCCATGCTGA
- the gloA gene encoding lactoylglutathione lyase, which produces MRLLHTMLRVGDMQRSIDFYTRVLGMQLLRQSDNPEYKYRLAFVGYGPESETAVLELTYNYGVDSYDLGTAYGHIALETDDAAAACERIRAAGGKVTREAGPVKGGTTVIAFVEDPDGYKIELIERHSTRDASRP; this is translated from the coding sequence ATGCGACTCCTCCACACCATGCTGCGCGTCGGCGACATGCAGCGCTCCATCGATTTCTACACCCGCGTGCTCGGCATGCAGCTGCTGCGCCAGAGCGACAACCCCGAGTACAAGTACCGCCTCGCCTTCGTCGGCTACGGCCCCGAGAGCGAGACCGCGGTGCTGGAGCTGACCTACAACTACGGCGTCGACAGCTACGACCTCGGCACCGCCTACGGCCACATCGCGCTGGAGACCGACGATGCCGCGGCGGCCTGCGAGCGCATCCGCGCCGCGGGCGGCAAGGTCACGCGCGAAGCCGGCCCGGTCAAGGGCGGCACCACCGTGATCGCCTTCGTCGAAGACCCGGACGGCTACAAGATCGAGCTGATCGAGCGCCATTCCACCCGCGACGCCAGCCGTCCCTGA